The genomic segment TTAAAAAAGATGAGAGATGAAAATAAATTTAGAAGTGTAAATAGAATTTTAGGAGATAGACCCCGGTTAGGCCCATTTCCCGCCGATCAGATTTTCCCTTGGTCAGTTATAGCAATATTAAATGTATTCGTTTTCAACTATATATTGAAAACAAGTTGGTTAGGCACAGGATTAAGCATAGCTTGGGGATGGGCAACATGGTGGTTACTTTCATCAAATCAAGAATTTTTTGGCAAGTTTGTGGCAGTGCCTCGAATTACCAGAGGATACAAGAGGAATAATTCGTAATGGGCATAGCCCATCACGAATTACCAACGCTTGCTTCTCGCCAGAGGCGAATCTTGCAAATTACGAACTACGAATTATCACCCTATGGTCACAAAACAGACAGATAAGATCAAGAAACAAAGATTAGAAACCGAGCAAATTAATGTAGTAAAAACTCTCACACCCTTTGAAGATATTATCCATTTAGCTGGGGTTTGCGATGTTGCTTTGGGAGGGAGAAAAGGGATAGGAGCATTAATTCTCAAAAATGGGGAATCGATTCAAATCAAATTTTGTTTTGATTGTGTTGGAATTCATTCTAACTTAGCCTCGGAACAAATTTTTCCAATATTTGAGAGCATAGAGGCAGGTTTAAAAGAGATCCCATCAGGAGAGTCATTAACGATACATTTAGGTTCCTTTACAGACGATTATTCGAGACAATCAGAATTAGAGTCTATCGAAACCAATTGTGATATTGAGCAATTGAAATTATTAATTAGGAGCGAAAGGTTACGAATCAAAGAGCTAACTCAGTCGGGAGTAAGGAAGAATAAGTTTTTAAGATTATGGTGTACTTATACAGCTTTGTCGGAGGCAGAAATCAGCCAAGATATTGTAGAATCGGCAATCAAAAAATTAGAGAAAGTTTGGTTTAAATTCACCGGAGAAATTCACGCTTTTAACAATAACAGGATTGAAAACATCCTCAAGAACTCATTTAGCGATGGTTTTTTGCAGTGGGAATCATTGCTAAGTAACAAAATGAAGCTAGGAATTAGAGTTTTGAGTGCTGAAGACATTTGGAAAGTCTTATGGCATCAATTTAATCTGACATCACCAACGGCGATTCCTAATCCCCTAGTGATTAGTCAAACTCAAGGATTAGTAGAAACTCAAACAAGTGATTTTCATATTCGACATCACCTGTTGGAAAATGAAGAATCAGTTCCATTCTTAGATCGGCAATGGGTAAAGATTCAAGATAAATATATTGGGGTGATGAATTTTAGCCAAAAGCCGGGGGGCTGGATAGATGAACGCTCTCAATTACGATACCTTTGGGAATTAATTTCCAAAGAAAGTATCTCAGATACAGAAATTATCTGTCAAATCACTAAAGCTAATCAGGCAATTACCAAAACTAATTTACAACGCCTTACTAAACAGTCAATTACATCGACTGCCTTATCAACAAGTAAAGGAAACATCGATGTCAAAGCCGGAATAAATATTGAAGAATCTGTAGAGGCACAACGAACCATTTACAAAGGAAGCGTTGTCGTTTATACCGGAGTAGCTTTTCTTGTCCATAGAAAATCAACAAGAGAACTCAATCAGGCTTGCAAATACTTAGCTTCCTACTTTTTAAGACCAGCAGCAGTAGATCGAGAAAAAGAATACGCCTGGAAGACATGGTTGCAATGTTGTCCATTTGTTTGGGAGCCACTGCTGGCAAAACCTTTTAACCGCAGATTACCTTATTTCAGTTCCGAAGCGCCAGGGTTGATGCCTTTGATTCGTACAGCTACAGGAGATCGGACTGGCTTTGAGTTGATTGCCGAAGAGGGAGGTACACCAGTACACCTGGATTTGTACAAACAGCATAAAAATATAGCAGTTTTTGGTGCAACTCGTTCGGGAAAATCAGTACTAGTAGCTGGAATTTTAACACCTGCACTTGCCCAAGATATACCTGTAGTAGCGTTAGATTATCCCAAACCAGACGGGACATCGACATTTAGTGATTACACCAGTTTGTTAGGTAAAGATGGTGCATACTTTGATATTTCCAAAGAGTCAAATAATTTGTTTGAGTTACCTAATCTGAAGGGGATGGATCAAGAAACCATTAATGAAAGATTGAATGATTTTAAGGAATTCTTGAAATCAGTGTTAATGACAATGGTGATTGGAACTAGCGTGATTGGCGTTAGTCCTTCCATGATTACTAATATTGAATCGCTCATTGCCCTAGCCTTGAAGACGTTTTTTAACGATGATGAAATCAAAATCCGCTACAAGTTGGCATTAGCCGCAGGAGTTGGCACTAAAGCTTGGCTGGACACTCCCACATTACAAGATTTTTTGAATTATTGTTCGCCAGCATTTCTCAAGATAGATTCTATAGCCAGCAATAGCCAGGAAATTTTATCAGCCTTGGAGCAAATCAGGTTGAGGTTAAAGTACTGGCTCTCAACGAGAGTTGGAGAATCAATTAGTCGTCCCTCAACTTTCCGAACTGATGCTAAGTTGCTAGTATTTGCACTGCGGAATTTATCAAGTGAGGCAGATGCAGCGATTTTAGCTTTATCAGCTTATGCCGCAGCCCTACGACGTGCTTTGTCTTCCAAAGCCAGTATTTTCTTCCTGGATGAAGCGCCGATTCTATTCCAATTCGAGGCGATCGCCGAGTTAATTGGGCGCTTGTGTGCCAATGGCGCAAAAGCAGGGATACGAGTAATTCTCTCGGCTCAAGAACCAGAGAGTATTTACCAAAGCAAAGCCGCAGCCAAAATCTTCGCCAATATTACAACCCGATTGATCGGGAGAATTCAGTCTTCGGCCGTAGATCCCTTTGTTGCTAGATTTAAATATCCTTATGAAATCATTCAAAACAATAGTACAGAGGCTTTCTACCCAACAAAATCCGGGATTTACTCACAGTGGTTATTAGATGATTTGGGTAAACTTACATTCTGTCGTTATTACCCAGCGTACTGCTTATTGGCCGCAGTCGCTAATAATCCTTATGAGCAAGAATTACGAACTTTATTCTTGAAAAAATATCAAGATAATCCAATACTAGGACAAGTCAAGTTTTCTGAAGATTATATCAAAATGGTTCGAGGAGAGCCATTATCTTCAACAGCCCAAGAATTACTTAGGAGTTTAAATTCTAAAACTTTGCTAATCACATCAATTTAAAAAAGGGAGTATCTCAGTATGAAGGGACTTAAAAGGATTAGTCTAGCCGTCATTATATCTAGTGGAGTTACGACTCTATTAATTACTGCACCGAGTTATGGAATATCACTAGACCTAAATACTTTTTTGGCTGAAATTAGGAGTCAGATTCAGAGCGAAATGAGCCAAATTAGCAATATAGCTTCAGATAAAATTAATAATTTATGGGCAGCAGCCCAAGAGGATGCTAATTCCGCAATTAATGGTGCTACTGGTGTGATGGGTGCGCCAGATCCAGTTGAAAGTGGTCAGCGTCTGAAAGCATCGTTAGCATCGGACTCTGACTGGGCAAGAGCATCAACGCAAGCACAAGACTTGCAGCGAGAAATTACTAAAGCATCAGTTTCTGGTGTGTTAGGGCAACAAGGTCAGCAAGATACTGTCAACAAAATTGATCAAACTACACAAACGGCTCAAGACGCTTCAAACCTGGGGGAGCAAGCGCAAGAGATGAATGCCTCACAGAATATTTTAAAAGTAATAGCAGCCCAAAATGGTCTGGTGGTTTCGATGCTGGCACAACAGCGCACTGATTCATTGCAATCACGCTCTGATACCGCACAGTCTAATATGATGCTGACCCAAATTGCAGAACAATTAACAGCAAATCGCCAAAAAGAAGATATTCGAGAATCCGGATTAATTTCTCTCAATCTCGAAGTTGTAGGTATGTCTGTGTTAGATCCTACTTACTCACCCTGAAGAAAGTGTGTTTGCAATTCCCTAAACCTCTTACGCAAAAAAAAAGGATTATTGTATGTATTTGTTAGCGCAGCAAGTGCTTGGTGGTGAGTTAGTCAAAAAAGCATCTGAAACAAATGTATTCATATCAGCAGGATTTAATGATTTATGGGATAGGACTTTAAATGGGCAACTGTACGAAACTATATGTAAGGTAGGAGTATTATTTGCGGTTGCGACATTAACCTTTTTCATGATTGAGTGGACAAAGCAAATGCTCAATGGTGATGAACAACGAGCTTTCACTGATTTTATCTGGCCTTTGATTGTAGTGGTGTTGTTGTCAAATCATGGCGAAGTACTAGGAAACTCGACGTTAGGGATTAGGAACTACATCAACAATGTAAATAATATGGTATTGGTACAAACGGCTTCGGGGCTAGATTTAAGAGTTGCATTTCAAAAAGCAGCAGGGCTATCAGCTGCTCGTAGTGCTATCGGATTAGCAATTGAAAGATGTCGCAGTTCTTCATTACAGCCGAATGAAGCAATTGCTTGTTTACAACAGGCTAAAGAAGACCTAAGCCAGAAATACCCGTCAGCTTTCGATCAAAATACTGGCCCTTTCAAATGGTTTTCGAGTGCAATAGATAAAGTCATTGAAGCTCCGATTGAGGCAATTAGAGAGAAGAAAAATCCCATTCAGATATTATTTTCTTCCATTAGTGGCTTTATTGGTTCCGGCGTGACTTCAACAATTTCATTGGTGATGCTGTCGATGAATGGTTCATATCAATGGGCAATTGAATTAACAATGTTAGTTACAGCATTTTTAGGGCCACTTGCTGTTGGAGGTTCTTTGTTACCTTACGGAGCAAAATCAATTTACACTTGGCTGGTTGGTTATTTCAGTATTGGCATAGGTAAACTCTCTTTTAACATGATTGTTGGTTTTGCTGGTCAACTAATTTCTGATTCTCAAGCGGATCAACCGATGTTCTTCCTGTTTACAATTGGGATTTGCGCTCCCTTCTTGGCTACGGGATTAGCCGCAGGTGGTGGTTTAGCACTGTTGCAACAAATTAATAAAGCCTCAGAAACCTATAGTGTAATCGCCGCAGAAGCAGGCAAAGCAATAATCACTAGAGGTGTTAGTTTGGCGAAGTTTATAAAATAAGAGATATGGTAAACACGAAAAACCGAAAATCAGAGCAATTACAACTGCTGCAATTTAATAAATCAGTTCCGACAAGAATTGGAATAATTTCATTAGTAGGATTTTCTTGTGCAGTATTTTCATTACTCTTGCAATTTCTCAATTATGGAGCAATCAGAGGATTAAGTAAAAAACAATTAGCTTTAGTACAGTTAGATGATGGCAAAACTATTACTGCTAAATCAGTAGACGAAAATCAACGTTCGCCAGAAGTAATTAAGAAGTTTGTTGGCGATACGTTCACTAGAATGTTTAGCTGGGATGGATTAGTTAAAATTTACAACGACAAGGGAGAACCAATTACCAAGCAAGACAAAGGAATAGATATTGACACAACAAGTGGAAAAAAGAAAGTTACAACTAAGGCTTATGAAGCTGCTTTTGCAATTAGTGAAAATCAGAACTTTCGAGCAGCCTTTTTACAAAAGCTGGCAGAACTCACCCCCAGCAGAATATTTGAAGGAAATATGCAAGCGTCTTTAATTCCTCGCTATATCGGAGAGCCGCGATTAATTAGAAGTGGGGTATGGCAAGTAGATATCGTCGCAACTATTGTGACTTTCACAACTTCTGATAATACTGGACAAGGAATTACCTTCAATAAGACTGTGACTGTCGAAGCAGTGAATACGCCACAAGAAATTACTACTCTCACTGAACTTTCTCGGAAAATCTACGAAGCTCGGAGCGCTGGTTTAGAAATTACACAAATCAATGATTTAAAACCTTAATAACCCTTCGGGGGAGGCAGAAGGCAGAGGGCAGGAGGCAGAAGGAAAAATTTGGAATTAAAAATAAAGCCTTTTTGCCTCGCCCATTTGGGTTTAAGTCTCCCTCTAATCGACCTCCTGCCTCCTGCCTTTCAACTCCTGCCTCCTTTAATAATTATGTCTCTAAAAAACGAACACCAGAATTTGACTATAGATCAAATCTTGAAATTTTCAGATGATACAAATGATGGACAAAGGAGAGAAAAGCCGGAGCCGGAAGAGTCCGAAGAATTTCCATTGATTACTAGGCACACTGTCAGTACTTCTCCTTGGTCAAGATTAGGGATAATTGCTATTCCTTTTGGCTTAGGGTTTTTAGTAATCTTTTATTTGCTCAATGGCATTTTCAATCCTAGTAAAAGTCCAGAAGCGATAACTGCTAAAGCTGATAAAACATCCCCAGGTTTGGAAAAAGTTGAGCAAAAAGATGGTGATGTCTATGCCAAATTAGCCTTGAATAAACAAGAAGATGAATTAAATAAGATTAATCAGAGTAAGGAGCAAGTTAAAGTTAATAATAAACCTGTAAGTGTTGCAGCTTCACCACCTCCATCAACAGCTAGACCTGTAGCACAAACACAAAGTCCTAGTCCTAGACGATATTACGTTCCGAGTAGAACTAACTCGACTATTTCATCACCACCTCGTAATCAAATATTGCCAAGAATTAGTAATCCTGTTAGGACTGTTACGCCGAAAACAGAAACGCCAACAGACGTGATAGCTGAATTTAATCGACTTCGCAGCTTAGGATCTTACGGAAAAATCGCTTATACACCTACTTCAAATAACCAGCAGATATCAAGAGAAACACCAAATACAACACAAATTCAAGTACAGCCAACCAATAGTGCTTATACAACACAGCAAACACGCCCTAAATTATTCAATAGTACACCCACAGAAATTGAGAAAATTCGCCCTCGTTGGTCAGCCAATTCTAAATCTGATAAACAAATAGCAGATGGTAATTACTTGCCTCAAGAAAACCAAATTCTGCAACAGCGTAAAACTCGCTATTTAGTTGTTGGGGAATTCGCAAATGGTGTTTTAGTGACTTCAGTCGTCAAGCAGCAAAGCGAAAATCGCTTCCAACAACAGCAAAATCCAGATGATAGTAAACGCTATGTTGCTAGATTAACGGCTGACTTGCATGACAACTATGGAAATGTGGCAATTCATAAAGGCACTTTATTGGCCGTTGAACCCCTACAGGTTAATGGTGGCTCTTATGTAAATGTGCAAGTCACGAGCATTATCAAAGATAACACTGAGTACCCAATTAGTAGCGGTGCAATTTCTGTATTAGGAGAAGGCGGGAAACCGTTGTTAGCTAAACAGTTCCAAGATCACAAAGGCGGAGGTTCTGACTTGACTGTGGCATTAGTCAGTGGTTTGGGTCAAGTAGGAGCAATCCTGAATCAATCTGATTCTACGAGCAGTGTAGTTAATTCTGCTACTGGGACATTTAGCTCTAGCACGACTTCAAACAGCCAGCGCAATATTGGCGGGGCATTCTTGCAAGGTGCTTTTGGCAAGCTTAGTGACACCATTGCTCGCCGTGCAGAAACTTCTCACCAAGAAATGACCGCTCGGACCAATGTTTGGTATATCCCACAAGGAACGAAGATTACCTTTTTGGTGAACCGTTCTCTGGAGTTGCCATGAAGAAGTTAAAACTCGTGACAGCGTTCCAGCTTGGGGTTGCTGCTTTTTTGGCAGTGTGTCTAGTTCCAGTCAAAACCTATGCTCAAAGTACAGTCCGCACCATAAAGCAATCTCAGGTTAGTGGCAGTACTGCCAAGCTGCAAAAAATTCTAGTGTGGAATGGCTCAGGCGTATCAATTTCGTTTTATGAAGTCAATGAAATGGTAAAGCGGGTGTGGATTGACGATCCCTCGCAAGTTTTGATTGACACTGATGGTTGTTTAGAGGGAATCGACCAGAACTGTCAAAACAGTAGTGCTGGACTACTTCACTTACGCCGGATCAAAAAGCTTCCGGTTCCAGGACTGCCGCAAACAAGTGCAACTTTGCTTACAGTGATTACTCAAACTTCATCTGGCTCACGCAAAGTTTACCACTTTCAAGTTACCCCATCTAATTCCCGTCCTGAATATAGTCAAGTGTCAATTATTTCGGATAAGCCATCTTCAACAGTAACTCGACCCTTATTATCGCCTCTAGTACAAACTATCAACACCACAAAACAACTCAGAGCAGGGATCAGGGTAGCGATTAATAATGGTTCGCTCTCCTCATCTGATGAACTTCACAATCGGATTGAGCAATTCTTGACTCATTTTCAAGCTGGAGAGCAAATGCCTACTGCGGCAGATAAGGCTGGTGTTTCACTGAAATTAGTTAACAAATTAATCGAGCTTGGACAAATATGAAATCATCAAATCGTTCGCCCAGAATTACTTTTGACATGATTCGCTATTTAATATTGTTTGGATTGCTAGGAGGATTATTTATTCACAGTTTTTGTCAGTATGGAATTATGAATCAGGTAATTGGATTTCTGCTGCCCAAAGCCTCAGCACAAGTCCCATTTGTCAGTAGCAATAATGGCTTGATTCCAGACTGGTCAAAAATGAAGTTTCAAGACATGATTGTATCTGAATCTGGTAATGTGACTTACCCAACTGACCGAGGTAATCAGACTAGAATTTGGCAAGCTGGACAAAGTATTGGCGATTTTATGGAGCTTGGGGATTTTGAAGATGCCAATTTGAATATTGAAAAGCTTACTCTATCGACGATATCTCAGGCATTAGCTATTGATTTAGATGGTTTAAAGCTTGACGATTTTGGAGTCATCAAAACTCAAACCCTTAGCGATTTAGTCAAGGCTATACCTGAATTAGCTAATCAATCAGCCAGGAGTGTAGCGCCAATAGCTGACTTTTTTCGCCAAATGGGTATCAGCACTAATCAAAGAATTGGTAATGTCGCTAATTATTACAACTTAAACAATATCCCTCTCGGCAGTGAAATTGATTTATCTAAATACAAGCTGACATCGATTCCGGGAATTGAAAACTCATCATTTGATGAATTTGCTAATTGGCAAGATACTCTCATTTCAGATATCCCTGGATTGAAGGATTTATCTTGGAATAATTTTCCGAGCGTACCAGAGCCGGATCTTTCTTTCGTTGGTCAAGTAGATTTGCCTTTAGGAGATATAGAAGCTAACCGGATTCGCAGCATCTCTGGCAGTTATCAAGAGGGTTTTAATGTCCCTTGTAATCAAAATAACTGCGCCCATTTTGAAGCTTCAGGTCTTGGTCAGACTACTGGAGCGCAATGGATTTCGGGAAAAGTTCAGAAAGTAGAAGGTGGCTATGGCGTTCTGAAAGTAGTTAATGGGGGTCTTGAACCAACAGGTCGTCATCCCTTCGGTAAATCATTTAAACAAGTGGTTTGGGATATAGATGAATCGAGCGGTTCTGTTAACACTGCTATGTTTTTCCGTTTCTGCAAGAATATTCCTTTTGTTGGTCGGACTTGTACCCCCTATTTTATCGGGCCAGTGCCATTCATTACTTACCATGAAAAAGACCCAATTATTTTTGGTAGTCCTTCTAGCGTCCCCGATTGAATGGCACTAAGATTCATGTGAAACCTAGCCAGGAATATCAATGATTTACGCTTTTCTTACTTCCATTACGTCCCCAATTAACTATTGTTACGTATGAGTAATAATTTGACTACTTCGCCAAGTAATCAATCATTCCGATTTGAACAGCTTCAAAATCCTCATGACGGTATTGGTAAGTATACCAATGCTTTATTCACACCAAATGGACTGACAGTTCTAAGTTTAGTGGGTGCTTACATTTTAATGAGAGTATTTTTGGGCGATGGCAGTAGTAAAAAGAAGATTGCTACTAGCTATTGGGGAGGCAAAAAGGAAAGCAGTACAGCTAAGAAAAAAGCATTACAACAAATAGCCTGTCCTCGGTGTGATAGTGTCGCTTTGTATATTGGCAGACATCAATTCAAAGGTACAAAAAAACAAATTGGTAGTGGAGGAGTACCAATTTATGTACCAGAAGTACAAAGAGGAACTGCTGCCATTGGCGCACCCGGAAGTGGGAAAACTTTCAGTGCCATTAATCCCATGTTGTTTTCCGCAATTGACCAAGGCTTCCCTATTTTACTATATGACTTTAAGTATCCGTCTCAGGCGAAAATTGCTGCTTATGCTAAAGCTCTTGGCTACGATGTTCATATTTTTGCCCCTGGATTTCCCGAATCAGAAGTTTGTAACCCTCTGGATTTTTTAAGAGATTCTTCTGACGCTGAAAACGCTCGGCAGATTGCGACGGTCATCAATAAAAACTTCCGCATTCTGAATAATTCTAATGAAGATGGATTTTTTGGCCCCTCTGGGGATCAGTTAACCCAAGCTGTATTGATGTTAACCAAAGAGTTTGGAGATAGAGCAGATGTCATGACCAGTGCTGCCATCTTGTCTAGTGAGCAGATGATTGCGCGGTTAATGTCTGCTAATCTCAACCCTTGGGTAAAGATTGCCTTTGGTCAGTTATTCAGTTCCGCCGCAAGTGAGAAAACTGTTGCTGGCATTGTTGCCACAGCTAGTATCATGTTTACCCGCTTCATGGCCAAGAACACACTGGGTTGTTTTATTGGTAAAACGACTTTACCACTCTCAATCAAGGGTAAACAAATGATTATCTTTGGTTTAGACAGAGAGCGACGAGATGCTGTTGCACCCTTGATGACTAGCGTTCTCCACATGACCATCGCCCGAAATATAGCCAAAAAAAGACTTGACCCGTTAATAGTTGCATTGGATGAATTACCTTCCTTGTATCTGCCCGATTTATTCAGATGGTTAAATGAATCACGAAGTGAGGGTTTCTGCGGCATCCTCGGCTGGCAGAATATGGGGCAGTTGGAAAAGAATTATGGACGCGAAGTTGCTAAGACTATCCTTGGTGCTTGTAGTACAAAATTTATTTTTAACCCAGGGGAGAACGAATCAGCACAACTGTTTTCTTCCTTTCTGGGGGATGAAGAAATTAGGTACAAACACAAAAGCCGTTCTACTGGTGGTGGAAAGAGCAATAATACCATTAGCGATCAAGAAAAAACTAAAAAGCTCTTTGAGTCGGCCCAGTTTTTGAAATTACCAGCCGGGAAGTGTGTTTTTATCAATCCTGCATACTCCAATACAAAAGAGGGGTCTGTTCCTCAGTTAAAAAGTATCAACATTCCCCAATTTCTCCGAGATATCGATAGATACAACGAAAAAAAATGGAAACCCGTTGTCAGTAGGTTAGCTCGGAAAAGCACCCAGAGATATCCGACTCAGCACGACTTAGATTTGAGAGTGGATGATGTCAATAAACGTTTCCCTTTGCCTGTCAAGCAAGACAACAATCCTAACAATAAAGTTTTAAGTGTTGGAGAAATTAAATCAATTCTAGACAAAGATACTCAGATCCCAATTCCAAGGATAGTAAACAATGAGAATGATGATTAAGGAATATGCTCTCTCTAATTTTGAGATAATTAACCAATTCATGCAGACATTGACCATTCACTCCGGTCATCTTGTTAACATTCATGCTCCCGCTTGGATAATTAATAGTTATCAACTTTTTAGTAAGCAAAGACCAAGATTAAAAAAGGTTGGAATTTATGTTCATATTACTTTGAAAAGTTTTCCGATTACTTTATCATTAGACGTTTCTGAACAAATTCTCAATGAATATATCCAAGGCATCGGCTGGGATGATTTACAATATGTCACTTTCCTAAAATTTCATCAAGACTCTTTAGAATTCCATCTTATTTTTAATCGGGTGATGGCATCGGGGGAAGTGATTGACTTAAATTGTCTCGGTGCTAAATCGCAGCAGTATGATGTTTTACAAAAATCTTTAATAAATATTATTAAAAAAGAAGTCAGGAGCGATGCCCTGAGCTTGTCCTGAGCGTAGTCGTAAAGCCTACGGCATAGCTACGCTTCGGGCGCAGCCTCTCCAAGAGTTGGGCGCAGTCGAAGGGTCAGGAGTCAGAATGGGCTAAACCTTAGCTATCCGCTAACAGAATGAATTTTGTACCAGTGGCGGATAGCGCAGCGTAAAGCCTACGGCATAGCTGGGCTTAGAACGAGTCCGCGTTCATAGCGAAGCCATGCTGTAAAGCCTGGGGCACACCCTCCTCTTCGAGTTGGCTTTACGCTGCGCTATCAGTGGCGGGTCTGAATCCCCTATTGATTCTGACAGGAGTTATCCTGAAACGTCTCCGGTTTTGCTCCTAACTCCTAACTCCTAACTTGTTTTTTACTAAAAACCTTGAAAACTGAGGTGAAATATGTTTGACGAACGGCATTTACAACTGGTTTCTAATTATGCTAAAAGCAGCGATTATTTTGCCAGAAATGTCATAGCACCTTTAATAAAATATGTTTGCGCCGACACTGTAGAACAGTGGAATAAAAGAGCAAGAATTGAACTAGGAAAAGATACTTATGCTCTTAAACTTGATGGAGGTGGAGGTTATTCTTGGAAAAAAGTTGATCCGAAAACTAATAACTTTGTAACA from the Nostoc flagelliforme CCNUN1 genome contains:
- a CDS encoding TrbI/VirB10 family protein; amino-acid sequence: MSLKNEHQNLTIDQILKFSDDTNDGQRREKPEPEESEEFPLITRHTVSTSPWSRLGIIAIPFGLGFLVIFYLLNGIFNPSKSPEAITAKADKTSPGLEKVEQKDGDVYAKLALNKQEDELNKINQSKEQVKVNNKPVSVAASPPPSTARPVAQTQSPSPRRYYVPSRTNSTISSPPRNQILPRISNPVRTVTPKTETPTDVIAEFNRLRSLGSYGKIAYTPTSNNQQISRETPNTTQIQVQPTNSAYTTQQTRPKLFNSTPTEIEKIRPRWSANSKSDKQIADGNYLPQENQILQQRKTRYLVVGEFANGVLVTSVVKQQSENRFQQQQNPDDSKRYVARLTADLHDNYGNVAIHKGTLLAVEPLQVNGGSYVNVQVTSIIKDNTEYPISSGAISVLGEGGKPLLAKQFQDHKGGGSDLTVALVSGLGQVGAILNQSDSTSSVVNSATGTFSSSTTSNSQRNIGGAFLQGAFGKLSDTIARRAETSHQEMTARTNVWYIPQGTKITFLVNRSLELP
- a CDS encoding relaxase/mobilization nuclease domain-containing protein, encoding MMIKEYALSNFEIINQFMQTLTIHSGHLVNIHAPAWIINSYQLFSKQRPRLKKVGIYVHITLKSFPITLSLDVSEQILNEYIQGIGWDDLQYVTFLKFHQDSLEFHLIFNRVMASGEVIDLNCLGAKSQQYDVLQKSLINIIKKEVRSDALSLS
- a CDS encoding type IV secretory system conjugative DNA transfer family protein, giving the protein MSNNLTTSPSNQSFRFEQLQNPHDGIGKYTNALFTPNGLTVLSLVGAYILMRVFLGDGSSKKKIATSYWGGKKESSTAKKKALQQIACPRCDSVALYIGRHQFKGTKKQIGSGGVPIYVPEVQRGTAAIGAPGSGKTFSAINPMLFSAIDQGFPILLYDFKYPSQAKIAAYAKALGYDVHIFAPGFPESEVCNPLDFLRDSSDAENARQIATVINKNFRILNNSNEDGFFGPSGDQLTQAVLMLTKEFGDRADVMTSAAILSSEQMIARLMSANLNPWVKIAFGQLFSSAASEKTVAGIVATASIMFTRFMAKNTLGCFIGKTTLPLSIKGKQMIIFGLDRERRDAVAPLMTSVLHMTIARNIAKKRLDPLIVALDELPSLYLPDLFRWLNESRSEGFCGILGWQNMGQLEKNYGREVAKTILGACSTKFIFNPGENESAQLFSSFLGDEEIRYKHKSRSTGGGKSNNTISDQEKTKKLFESAQFLKLPAGKCVFINPAYSNTKEGSVPQLKSINIPQFLRDIDRYNEKKWKPVVSRLARKSTQRYPTQHDLDLRVDDVNKRFPLPVKQDNNPNNKVLSVGEIKSILDKDTQIPIPRIVNNENDD
- a CDS encoding P-loop NTPase family protein, which translates into the protein MVTKQTDKIKKQRLETEQINVVKTLTPFEDIIHLAGVCDVALGGRKGIGALILKNGESIQIKFCFDCVGIHSNLASEQIFPIFESIEAGLKEIPSGESLTIHLGSFTDDYSRQSELESIETNCDIEQLKLLIRSERLRIKELTQSGVRKNKFLRLWCTYTALSEAEISQDIVESAIKKLEKVWFKFTGEIHAFNNNRIENILKNSFSDGFLQWESLLSNKMKLGIRVLSAEDIWKVLWHQFNLTSPTAIPNPLVISQTQGLVETQTSDFHIRHHLLENEESVPFLDRQWVKIQDKYIGVMNFSQKPGGWIDERSQLRYLWELISKESISDTEIICQITKANQAITKTNLQRLTKQSITSTALSTSKGNIDVKAGINIEESVEAQRTIYKGSVVVYTGVAFLVHRKSTRELNQACKYLASYFLRPAAVDREKEYAWKTWLQCCPFVWEPLLAKPFNRRLPYFSSEAPGLMPLIRTATGDRTGFELIAEEGGTPVHLDLYKQHKNIAVFGATRSGKSVLVAGILTPALAQDIPVVALDYPKPDGTSTFSDYTSLLGKDGAYFDISKESNNLFELPNLKGMDQETINERLNDFKEFLKSVLMTMVIGTSVIGVSPSMITNIESLIALALKTFFNDDEIKIRYKLALAAGVGTKAWLDTPTLQDFLNYCSPAFLKIDSIASNSQEILSALEQIRLRLKYWLSTRVGESISRPSTFRTDAKLLVFALRNLSSEADAAILALSAYAAALRRALSSKASIFFLDEAPILFQFEAIAELIGRLCANGAKAGIRVILSAQEPESIYQSKAAAKIFANITTRLIGRIQSSAVDPFVARFKYPYEIIQNNSTEAFYPTKSGIYSQWLLDDLGKLTFCRYYPAYCLLAAVANNPYEQELRTLFLKKYQDNPILGQVKFSEDYIKMVRGEPLSSTAQELLRSLNSKTLLITSI